The following are encoded together in the Notolabrus celidotus isolate fNotCel1 chromosome 9, fNotCel1.pri, whole genome shotgun sequence genome:
- the tet3 gene encoding methylcytosine dioxygenase TET3 isoform X2: MEIGSHDRLQEGVLSLELANGGNPYPNNEETSMETEQQRAGSVPPRQWVSGHGKVSDTQQPCWNGSSSSSTTTGEPVHHANMEDAHNLVAFSAIAGSLPPSSSSSCLVLPNTAQLYEKFTQEMGAEGAQARVPSGTPRGSCQPPEDLNTLETALSQAKHGHKPPNCNCDGPDCPDYLEWLEKKIKLAATEDQGSCKMVDAPPQLQPHPPKPHLQHHPQPYPQVNGGHHFSTSLPQQQQRIQGSHTNQVPCSKPPIPCSPQVLSIAKEKNISLQTAIAIEALTQLSATGPQASSSPSQSPYNSNLHHHQHTQSLQSQPPNGTNLISSYPSPHSSSRSQSVPPGAHTSQQASVSCEHNRPQSQGQPPHVSPLPSSTSPFPGQGKHPGFNSNPQQWQQSSGRGSAQKNPWMCMKSELQSHSAAAPQSNSDPMSELKQLLGDTSGKFSNAPFKLPVTQQLRMSQNGGIQLQDNPALARIKQEPDSGDHYHHTASMGHYGMANCQQQSQHYSGTPLSPGQAAISHSTQAALQQHLHYKRNLFSNHSSGVGSPGPCTPLACQNLKKWWPQMEAEGLPHLAIKQEPKEPKKKKSSQGSPVIKAMSGMLSVPPMPKPKQIIIKKTKQKASLPTFLPQSQITVQKPSVLMMDRAPALTSLQPGCPPLLPLHSDSTQAAAAGLSAPAQSQVSISNSSITPSSIVCHLPPPGAPVAHAKSDETGSLVSSNTSTTTPQTSTSPSSTSQLPSLINIDPKYEDLIRQFEAEFGDSAPDAAASQPMEETAAAPLRGHQSLTGPENFSPATTSNPQSAPSFLTAKASSICQPNDHEMEVGKDETPTETTLNQASTENPLEKQHVCAQHLSLNHDTILDKQQQQQQTGVFEDKFSIPGSPLPKRMKIETSGDIAVLSTTCFSGDDTPTKDGLPCSPSLRGFLESPLRYLDSPTKTLLDTPSKDLQAEFPTCTCVEQILEKDEGPYYNHLGSGPTVASIRDLMETRYGEKGNAVRIEKVVYTGREGKSSRGCPIAKWVIRRGSDAEKLLCLVRHRAGHHCANAVIIILIMAWEGVPKGMADKLYQELSDTLTKFGNPTSRRCGLNDDRTCACQGKNPEYCGASFSFGCSWSMYFNGCKYARSKTPRKFRLQGDRPEEEDKLRDNLQLLATDVAPLYKRLAPQAYSNQCQTEAKAPDCRLGLKEGRPFSGVTACMDFCAHAHKDQHNLYNGCTVVCTLTKEDNRKVKEIPEDEQLHVLPLYKVSLTDEFGSEEAQRMKMKTGAIQVLQAFRREVRKLPEPAKSCRQRRLEAKKATMEKKKIKLMQQAGETPEKTVVKAEACITGSPQPQGNKAIIKQEMKPNIKKEPFNGSIDGYPVQAADPFNNIYPHPAYYARGGHPQAGQPSAPDPVNGYHHNLHYGYYNYPPNALFPPKLRTYEGRNGSVLKAGCKTEQVDMKPDIQSLQARLAQSYPNHPEQANQLNHSAYSMHADYTQSRPSSVSSEPSNRGTPVIKQEPMDLQLYEGKMPNPSGPNTPSTTPQPVAWPGNKLNGNMVPTNWEGHLNPKPSPEALMLNPDKQQFHQHPQQRQPSSYPQQWTSYPGSNAMMASPAPSPSPLQVPSSPCPSPHLGTAHPGNIHQGSPRPTTPRPSTPHPVTPQPGTPGPGTPGPGTPRHWASPAPSPQPNAWPMGPVLYSPGMKHSHPAGAYPDKIWSKTGESRCSTPLGLQEKAWKSCGGSVAGSTPSPAPEGRLFPDSLQQSDQACWNPGRAEDNAESTKGSDIDDDEVWSDSEHNFLDPNIGGVAVAPAHGSILIECARRELHATTPLKKPDRSHPTRISLVFYQHKNLNQPMHGLALWEAKMKLLAERALQRQQEAALLGLSQEDIKALGKKRKWGANVAGASPGPGQSKDKREGPSTRLASTFQTTSIVTVSPYAFTRLTGPYSHFV, from the exons ATGGAAATTGGGTCACATGACCGCCTCCAGGAAGGCGTGCTGAGCCTGGAATTGGCCAATGGGGGGAATCCATACCCAAACAATGAAGAGACTTCCATGGAAACAGAGCAACAGAGGGCTGGAAGTGTGCCCCCAAGACAGTGGGTGTCAGGACATGGCAAGGTCAGTGACACCCAACAACCATGTTGGaacggcagcagcagcagcagtacaaCCACTGGTGAGCCTGTCCACCACGCAAACATGGAGGATGCCCACAATCTTGTGGCTTTTTCTGCTATTGCTGGCTCCCtgcctccttcttcctcctcttcctgccttGTGCTGCCGAACACAGCCCAGCTTTATGAGAAGTTCACCCAGGAGATGGGTGCTGAGGGGGCTCAGGCCAGAGTCCCATCAGGGACTCCTAGGGGTAGCTGTCAACCTCCGGAAGACCTGAACACCCTAGAAACAGCACTGAGCCAAGCCAAACATGGACATAAGCCCCCGAACTGCAACTGTGATGGGCCTGACTGTCCAGACTACCTTGAGTGGCTAGAGAAGAAGATCAAGTTGGCAGCCACTGAGGATCAAGGTTCCTGCAAGATGGTTGATGCTCCTCCACAATTGCAGCCTCATCCACCTAAACCACATTTACAACATCATCCTCAGCCCTACCCCCAAGTGAATGGTGGCCATCATTTCTCTACATCACTCCCCCAGCAACAACAGAGAATTCAAGGCTCTCATACAAATCAAGTGCCCTGCTCCAAACCTCCAATTCCCTGCTCTCCCCAGGTGCTTTCTATAGCCAAGGAAAAGAACATAAGTCTGCAGACAGCCATCGCCATAGAAGCCCTGACTCAGTTATCTGCTACCGGCCCTCAAGCCTCAAGCTCTCCAAGTCAGTCCCCATACAACAGTAACCTCCATCACCACCAACACACCCAGAGCCTCCAATCTCAGCCCCCCAATGGCACTAACTTGATTTCATCCTACCCCAGCCCTCATTCATCTTCCCGCTCTCAATCCGTCCCTCCAGGAGCACATACTAGCCAGCAGGCCTCAGTGTCCTGTGAGCACAACAGGCCCCAATCCCAGGGCCAGCCACCCCATGTTTCCCCTCTCCCATCTTCTACCTCTCCCTTCCCAGGTCAGGGAAAACATCCAGGCTTCAACTCTAATCCACAGCAGTGGCAGCAGAGCTCAGGCAGAGGGTCTGCACAGAAAAACCCATGGATGTGTATGAAGTCTGAGCTCCAGTCTCACTCTGCAGCTGCACCTCAAAGTAACTCAGACCCTATGTCAGAGCTCAAACAGCTACTTGGTGACACCAGTGGCAAGTTCAGCAATGCTCCTTTCAAGCTTCCAGTCACACAGCAGCTCAGAATGAGCCAGAACGGAGGTATCCAGCTACAGGACAACCCAGCATTGGCCCGGATAAAACAAGAGCCAGACTCTGGTGACCACTATCACCACACTGCCTCCATGGGACATTACGGCATGGCTAATTGTCAGCAGCAGAGTCAGCACTATTCCGGCACTCCTCTGTCTCCTGGCCAAGCAGCCATAAGCCACTCCACTCAGGCAGCTCTGCAACAGCACCTTCACTACAAGAGAAACCTCTTCTCTAACCACTCCTCTGGCGTTGGCTCACCAGGCCCCTGTACACCTTTGGCATGccaaaacttgaaaaaatgGTGGCCACAGATGGAGGCAGAAGGATTGCCACATCTCGCCATCAAACAGGAACCTAAGGaacccaaaaagaaaaaaagcagccaAGGATCTCCTGTAATAAAAGCTATGAGTGGGATGCTTTCAGTCCCTCCCATGCCCAAACCCAAACAGATAATCATCAAGAAGACAAAGCAGAAAGCCTCGTTGCCAACCTTCCTGCCTCAGTCTCAGATCACAGTACAAAAACCATCAGTCCTCATGATGGACAGAGCCCCGGCCCTGACCAGCCTGCAACCAGGTTGTCCTCCCCTTTTGCCCCTCCACAGTGACTCCActcaggctgctgctgcaggccTCTCTGCCCCAGCCCAATCTCAGGTATCTATTTCCAACTCCTCAATAACTCCCTCATCCATTGTTTGCCATCTGCCCCCACCCGGGGCCCCTGTAGCCCATGCAAAGTCAGACGAAACAGGCAGCCTGGTCTCCAGTAACACCAGCACCACCACACCTCAGACCTCCACATCTCCATCTAGCACTTCACAATTACCAAGTCTCATCAACATAGATCCGAAGTATGAAGATCTGATTCGCCAGTTTGAGGCTGAATTTGGGGACTCAGCCCCTGACGCAGCTGCCAGTCAGCCTATGGAGGAGactgctgcagctcctctgcGGGGGCATCAGTCCCTGACAGGTCCCGAAAACTTCAGTCCTGCAACAACATCGAACCCCCAGTCGGCTCCTTCTTTTCTCACCGCTAAAGCCAGCTCCATATGTCAACCAAATGATCATGAGATGGAAGTCGGTAAGGATGAGACTCCCACTGAAACAACCTTGAACCAGGCATCCACTGAAAATCCACTGGAGAAGCAGCATGTGTGTGCCCAACATCTCTCTCTAAATCATGACACCATTCTCgataagcagcagcagcagcagcagacgggTGTGTTTGAGGATAAGTTCAGCATACCAGGCTCTCCACTGCCTAAACGCATGAAGATTGAAACCTCGGGAGATATAGCAGTTCTTTCCACCACGTGCTTCTCCGGGGATGACACACCAACGAAGGACGGTCTACCTTGCTCTCCGTCTCTCAGAGGGTTCTTAGAGTCTCCTCTTCGCTATCTGGACAGCCCCACAAAGACCCTGCTGGATACACCATCCAAGGATCTCCAAGCAGAGTTCCCCACCTGTACCTGTGTTG AACAAATCCTCGAGAAGGATGAAGGGCCCTACTATAACCACCTGGGATCTGGACCTACTGTTGCTTCCATAAGAGACCTAATGGAGACGAG GTATGGAGAGAAAGGCAATGCCGTTCGGATTGAGAAGGTGGTGtacacaggcagagagggaaagagctCACGAGGATGTCCTATTGCTAAATGG GTGATCCGTCGCGGTAGTGATGCAGAAAAGCTGCTGTGTCTGGTGCGTCACCGTGCTGGCCACCACTGTGCAAACGCTGTCATCATCATCCTGATTATGGCCTGGGAAGGTGTCCCAAAGGGCATGGCTGACAAGCTGTATCAAGAGCTTAGCGACACCCTCACCAAATTTGGCAACCCCACCAGCAGACGCTGTGGCCTCAATGACGA TCGTACCTGTGCATGCCAAGGAAAAAATCCTGAATATTGTGGTGCTTCCTTCTCCTTTGGCTGCTCCTGGAGCATGTACTTTAACGGCTGCAAGTACGCCCGTAGTAAAACACCACGCAAGTTCAGGCTTCAAGGAGATCGCCCTGAAGAG GAGGACAAACTCAGGGATAACTTACAGCTTCTGGCAACTGACGTGGCTCCTTTGTACAAGCGACTGGCCCCACAGGCTTACAGTAACCAG TGCCAGACAGAGGCGAAAGCTCCAGACTGCAGGCTTGGCTTGAAAGAAGGACGCCCGTTCTCTGGAGTCACTGCTTGCATGGATTTTTGTGCCCACGCTCATAAGGATCAACATAATCTCTACAATGGCTGCACGGTG GTGTGCACTTTAACTAAGGAGGACAACCGGAAAGTGAAGGAGATCCCTGAGGATGAGCAACTCCATGTTTTGCCTCTATACAAGGTATCTTTGACTGATGAGTTTGGCAGCGAGGAGGCCCAGCGCATGAAGATGAAGACAGGAGCAATCCAGGTGCTTCAAGCTTTCCGGCGTGAGGTACGCAAATTGCCTGAACCTGCCAAGTCTTGCAGACAGCGCCGACTGGAGGCCAAGAAGGCAACCatggaaaagaagaaaatcaaaCTCATGCAGCAGGCAGGGGAGACGCCAGAAAAAACTGTTGTCAAAGCTGAGGCCTGCATCACTGGTTCCCCTCAACCTCAAGGCAATAAAG CAATTATCAAACAAGAAATGAAGCCCAACATCAAGAAAGAGCCCTTCAATGGATCAATAGATGGATACCCTGTGCAGGCTGCAGACCCTTTCAATAACATCTATCCACATCCTGCCTACTATGCAAGGGGAGGCCATCCCCAGGCTGGCCAGCCCTCTGCACCAGATCCAGTTAACGGTTACCACCACAATCTGCACTATGGCTACTACAACTACCCTCCCAATGCACTTTTTCCCCCAAAGCTGAGGACCTACGAGGGTCGAAACGGTTCTGTGCTCAAAGCAGGCTGCAAGACTGAACAGGTGGACATGAAGCCTGATATTCAGAGCCTTCAAGCCAGACTGGCCCAGTCCTACCCAAATCATCCAGAGCAAGCCAACCAGCTTAACCACAGTGCTTATTCCATGCATGCAGACTACACCCAGTCCCGTCCTTCTTCAGTCTCATCTGAACCCTCCAATAGAGGCACTCCAGTCATCAAACAGGAGCCGATGGATCTCCAACTTTATGAAGGCAAAATGCCGAACCCATCTGGTCCCAACACACCGAGCACTACCCCCCAGCCTGTGGCCTGGCCAGGGAACAAGCTTAATGGAAATATGGTTCCCACCAACTGGGAAGGTCATTTGAACCCCAAACCAAGTCCTGAGGCCTTGATGTTGAATCCAGACAAGCAGCAGTTTCACCAGCATCCCCAACAGAGGCAGCCCTCGTCTTACCCCCAGCAGTGGACATCTTACCCTGGCTCCAATGCCATGATGGCCTCCCCTGCCCCGTCACCATCACCACTACAAGTACCTTCCTCTCCATGTCCATCCCCTCACCTAGGCACAGCGCACCCTGGTAACATACACCAAGGGTCCCCACGCCCTACCACCCCACGTCCAAGCACCCCTCACCCAGTTACACCACAGCCGGGCACCCCAGGCCCAGGCACCCCTGGCCCAGGCACTCCAAGGCACTGGGCCAGTCCTGCTCCCAGTCCTCAGCCGAATGCGTGGCCCATGGGGCCTGTGCTATATAGTCCTGGTATGAAGCACAGCCATCCTGCAGGAGCCTACCCGGACAAGATCTGGTCCAAGACCGGGGAAAGTCGTTGTTCTACTCCTCTCGGGCTCCAAGAGAAGGCGTGGAAGTCGTGTGGGGGTTCCGTGGCAGGCAGTACCCCATCCCCTGCCCCGGAGGGTCGGCTCTTCCCTGACTCCTTGCAGCAGTCAGATCAGGCCTGCTGGAACCCTGGCCGAGCTGAGGATAATGCTGAGAGCACGAAGGGGTCAGACATAGATGACGATGAGGTGTGGTCTGACAGCGAGCACAACTTCTTGGATCCCAATATAGGGGGTGTAGCTGTAGCACCAGCCCATGGCTCCATCCTGATTGAATGTGCCCGAAGGGAACTACACGCTACCACTCCACTTAAAAAGCCGGATCGCTCTCATCCTACCCGCATCTCCCTGGTCTTCTACCAGCACAAGAACCTCAACCAGCCCATGCATGGCCTGGCTCTGTGGGAGGCCAAGATGAAGCTATTGGCAGAGCGAGCACTGCAGAGGCAGCAGGAAGCCGCTCTCCTTGGCCTCTCCCAAGAAGACATCAAGGCCCTCGGGAAGAAACGCAAGTGGGGGGCTAATGTGGCAGGTGCCAGTCCAGGGCCTGGGCAATCTAAAGACAAGAGGGAGGGTCCATCGACACGATTAGCCTCCACTTTCCAAACCACCTCTATAGTTACTGTGTCTCCCTATGCCTTCACCCGCCTCACTGGGCCCTACAGCCACTTTGTCTGA